A window of Pomacea canaliculata isolate SZHN2017 linkage group LG3, ASM307304v1, whole genome shotgun sequence contains these coding sequences:
- the LOC112559057 gene encoding uncharacterized protein LOC112559057: MARTKRKELEKEAKRKGELSQKNPNVEKSVAASPLLLPQNSSNCTDSAVKFDSSLGQSLSLPKQWELSKHKAVVVQTESHVANKEYQLPSKDGTLCNRGGEGTKFEHVSSLQASHPHAPLSTLQKLNICDDSFMSESVGDTRPLTDSGGKVGNIKKSQSMTVTSSKRVLFPASLSSPAQLPRAVVCVEDICKSPDGNILKIMKRQSSKEPTEIEGASSGFEQNLVEFGDLLAKNSTDLSLTGDRTVSSTSTTKNIFEQFDTEIIGRRSPRLRSNSPRGNYSQGSPIFQDMSSRSNSEERQHSNIASAVRALRGISEKVSEVRSQTRVRNQESKLVSFVISDSKEASPESLSPQRHSPQGSSDMNPPELAIKAPKAKKTSPSPMHVENCETPLSGVKRGRSPRNLSDDIPSSHVSSQKLDNRGEECLSISSLCRKKPKMDDGVSEDVVPSFQILSSTSVQAHLPFKEVQNEPQASSSLKTSEQFCVNTDLHSKDTGARKACEKSGYSRSFRIISSTSPQGHPSSKGIQRDPQAPGSFATSEQVCLGADSHKDQGVRKISCPKPGDEAIVTLSLSSQLCPQSQISGAGECAEGMEPSLLCAMLIGGSEVAKTYEKSREHIHANVPNMSRQQEPVALSSSSDSVTDALLNGELTNDHLDAQTPYELPLLSNLPPLVKPNFGVLDLTLNEPVPFEEENVFVYKKNVVLLELISKVTDYLKQLGTTVDGSVIEDAEKALFEDGSEQKQLPFRIETPVIAGEQGMTSSQSDFKLNCDAHNKNLPQETRCEKLAADSSTYSPVNTVAINVVDENSGVDSGKKNSVEAHQPIIEQMQGSVQDKPDIDLANESSLASEKQKSLGELNTVIAKGTNQTAPKMLLVLPSSSKDLVKAVEKNKNISDLNTSVNQSTASGTSEPVGEPDKRFPESNITTTTSGREVKSGEISDDPSTSRSHWQPKVPSASHTGRPLWSRWHKIVFPSPLHILSRPEQPSVNKRLSPFISKELDAYLRKHSNRLVVPAGPKSKLAKILVLHGFFKDYSHLEAELNKHSDFGHCSGDDCPGRSDEDEEGDDEERDDFPQKFEPDFDEVDGLVFMSFANETAMESHIQVEKDLKWDKEPNAFLNIARFRAFEESRREDGTSRRESQGLRGQHMRWRKYQRMYRKEFRGRLEAKEKGLPWPLPRIPHKTSDVSKIKNWKRKLERDGIKTEDASGSQNSVCAGSDAASHKKKKRKTYVFSVKKKSKKSAPAAERVFNTSTISDHDVDDRSIEGGLCPSDMRSAEEEDDYGKPIPIDQDGYMEDVQNSLKEMEQKQKGIMLNKTLLGHLRMGPEDCEIFKKLGGWVTCQKPIKKGSGDKKFRNQTISSVTTGDLGNERKIQKKSKTSFILDRVREERAREAVLAVQRYDDVRDTHGSLQFSSDSNDMSVLSEGGDFMDLTGDSPSPTSSHKAKYSCDKPGCRYGCICHLCQSIGESDDLEQGVSATSQGRACDKEYCRLGCICESLEKSSKRSSPLHCRKPECVLECQCLKEVPCTSESPHPLVKAEADDVEKNLHIELKSEKIDPVDMAESSGDELPTLEKTNSRRQRSLDRYSNLPRRQTSYRIAKNLDAVSRKAMMLYETSEIYWEQSCNRRKKSADSPGSSAAVPFTASNTVSTYSDAIPITSDPCTSPPAATTLTLMSPFSRQGLTHAATAEHSQASIPISIACVTPSSGITPVPTSLKSPSTLGSDMCGQNHQKANQELSPVVISDDEGHANKMSSIQNQLDSPKSTKLKLFSGERTSASSSAQQSMSPPTTTSTQLASTPPLASVASGPSLTGLVSSAFSQPRWHTSMVCLRANPPGKEKKDTSDDVQEEDEIKLLEFIANCNWDSAKKNILLQVAQCLSRAQYPSPRTMFVGDFRVEILPKASKPSVIPPELRSKLPEMMYSIRVRVTPYRNANTPSPHPVGLFRNASTPAGVSVVPMPTGVIPLAISTHLKSPNKPDDLQEKFNQSSFGISGLGQLQINHNTLPSSLSVQGESVQLQGKKTKKRGDPDSAKSQQSGKRKRKKEKKKNVDAEGSSNQAADLKNKKESSPGNTPGTIKVPIISMGTTQSFPISKLMPLIPGVSSHQVIGPVANLKDLKFIQLPGQKSLLQLLPASALGIKPSPDGKGSPQFLAVPVPIAPVPLKGDSKRGGTKMQVDAASAHASSCGTQNSTQPVGGPVQLSADSNISSKKKKKKKKKKKEEKGKTSETSKNYTSICRSRSTTSTTMPASDASSVSVPSGFQEQSAPHSLQIVPSVGSPGSRMEGVNVGLKTPPPISSVLFGNQIISITSPGRQGTTGGGEQVMVATKATPDFTASSGCKDPSKVAPEKTVSLLANNKSLLSTAARILSSTSPGGIESSGEKVLPTVNPSQHSSAACADDYLTQLKTKTSKAKKKNQLLLVPPKQNRSPEKEGKFVEEDSLASVGSQGTESSNSLFLSEEDSADLEQENQMSGESNLVAEQSSSLTASREREKCIVPKSKNKSRVHLVHKQREKNRRAEHYIMFQHLKNVLFSIDKDRKLLPPLPKTKLLSKAELVIKYHQKRDLSLEKTRAVEQKRHALLKQQLDTKVDDLKQEGAAEETIVSILDSVKVSHLPRVPLDNRLSVEEQRLLASDHAAVGASSSWLTAASDSHSSYSTRLRSGSVASMLLSPWHVDHLARSVASSEESDSSQPISITSSTSRSASPAGSQPKEKRRKSCKPVKLRKKLPSQFVIEIERAEEDVGFMDGENSDFRVQQTQEDTNSFAIKDGREPSERLKQTLQQRSSTSCTADVRDGEALKDGDPGVKVVPPDRDSMSAHGVHVEARWLLRLVSRSKQEKILQIVTQ; this comes from the exons ATGGCTcgaacaaagagaaaagaactggaaaaagaagcaaaaagaaaaggagagctGTCACAAAAGAACCCAAATGTTGAGAAATCAGTAGCAGCAAGTCCTCTGCTTCTTCCTCAGAATTCATCTAACTGTACTGATAGTGCTGTAAAATTTGACTCGAGCTTGGGTCAGAGTTTATCCCTGCCTAAACAGTGGGAATTATCAAAACATAAAGCTGTGGTGGTGCAGACAGAAAGTCATGTTGCTAACAAAGAATATCAGCTGCCTTCAAAGGATGGAACTTTGTGTAACAGAGGTGGAGAGGGCACAAAGTTTGAGCATGTATCTTCGCTGCAGGCGTCACATCCACATGCACCACTTTCCACTCTCCAAAAGCTCAACATCTGTG ATGACAGCTTCATGAGTGAGAGTGTTGGTGACACAAGACCATTGACGGATTCAGGTGGAAAGGTGGGGAACATTAAAAAATCTCAGTCCATGACTGTGACCAGCTCGAAGAGAGTACTGTTTCCAGCCTCCTTGTCCAGCCCAGCTCAACTTCCACGGGCTGTGGTTTGTGTGGAAGACATATGCAAAAGTCCAGATGGAAACATCCTGAAAATTATGAAAAGACAATCCAGCAAAGAACCAACTGAAATCGAAGGAGCAAGCTCTGGTTTTGAACAGAATTTGGTTGAGTTTGGTGATTTGCTTGCAAAAAATTCTACAGATCTCTCGTTGACAGGGGACAGAACCGTGTCCTCCACCTCAACCACCAAAAACATATTTGAACAGTTTGACACTGAGATAATAGGACGTCGGTCACCTCGTCTGCGGAGTAACAGTCCAAGAGGGAACTACTCTCAAGGATCTCCAATATTTCAGGATATGTCTTCTCGAAGTAATAGTGAGGAACGACAGCACAGCAACATTGCGTCAGCTGTCAGAGCTCTAAGGGGTATTTCAGAAAAAGTCAGTGAGGTGCGAAGTCAGACACGGGTAAGAAATCAAGAAAGTAAGTTAGtgtcttttgttatttctgattCCAAAGAGGCCAGTCCAGAGTCACTTTCTCCTCAGAGACATTCACCACAAGGGTCTTCAGATATGAACCCACCAGAATTGGCAATAAAAGCTCCCAAGGCAAAGAAAACTTCTCCATCCCCAATGCATGTTGAGAATTGTGAAACCCCACTTTCAGGTGTAAAGAGAGGGAGATCACCCCGCAACCTTAGTGATGACATTCCATCATCTCATGTTTCTTCTCAAAAGCTTGACAATAGAGGTGAAGAATGCCTGTCTATAAGTTCACTCTGCAGGAAAAAGCCTAAGATGGATGATGGGGTATCTGAGGATGTTGTGCCCTCTTTTCAGATTTTGTCCAGCACCAGTGTACAAGCTCACCTTCCTTTCAAAGAAGTGCAGAATGAGCCTCAAGCCAGTAGTTCCTTGAAAACTTCTGAACAGTTCTGCGTAAATACTGATTTACACAGCAAAGATACAGGTGCCAGAAAGGCATGTGAAAAATCAGGATATTCACGCTCATTTCGCATCATATCCAGCACTAGTCCACAAGGTCACCCGTCTTCTAAAGGAATACAAAGGGACCCTCAAGCCCCAGGTTCCTTTGCAACTTCTGAGCAGGTCTGCTTAGGTGCAGACTCACACAAAGACCAAGGTGTTAGGAAGATATCATGTCCAAAGCCAGGTGATGAGGCAATTGTTACACTTAGTCTTTCATCTCAGCTCTGTCCACAGTCTCAAATTTCAGGAGCTGGGGAATGTGCAGAAGGGATGGAGCCATCATTGTTGTGTGCCATGCTTATTGGGGGAAGTGAGGTTGCAAAGACATATGAAAAAAGTCGTGAGCATATTCATGCAAATGTACCCAACATGTCCAGGCAACAGGAGCCTGTAGCACTGTCCAGTAGTAGTGATAGTGTCACAGATGCATTACTTAATGGGGAGCTTACCAATGACCATCTTGATGCTCAAACACCATATGAACTTCCCCTTCTCAGCAACTTGCCTCCACTAGTTAAGCCCAACTTTGGTGTTCTTGACCTAACGTTAAATGAACCAGTTCcttttgaagaagaaaatgtctttgtatACAAGAAAAATGTGGTTTTGCTGGAGCTGATCTCTAAGGTGACCGACTATCTTAAACAGCTTGGTACTACTGTGGATGGAAGTGTTATAGAGGATGCTGAAAAGGCTTTGTTCGAAGATGGCAGTGAACAAAAACAGCTACCTTTCAGAATAGAAACCCCTGTAATAGCTGGTGAACAGGGAATGACCAGTAGTCAATCTGACTTTAAGCTGAACTGTGATGCACACAATAAAAATTTGCCACAGGAAACAAGGTGTGAGAAATTAGCTGCAGACAGCAGTACCTACAGTCCTGTGAACACTGTTGCAATAAATGTTGTGGATGAAAACTCAGGGGTTGATTCAGGTAAAAAGAACTCTGTTGAAGCTCATCAGCCTATTATTGAGCAGATGCAAGGGTCTGTCCAAGACAAACCTGACATTGACTTGGCAAACGAAAGTTCCTTAGcaagtgaaaaacagaaaagcctTGGAGAACTGAACACTGTGATTGCTAAGGGGACTAATCAAACAGCACCAAAAATGCTGCTGGTTTTGCCTAGCAGCAGCAAAGATTTGGTAAAGGCTgttgaaaagaacaaaaatatctcTGATCTTAATACTTCTGTAAATCAGTCCACTGCTTCAGGAACATCAGAACCTGTTGGTGAGCCTGACAAAAGATTCCCTGAGAGTAACATCACTACTACCACAAGTGGCAGAGAGGTCAAGTCTGGTGAAATATCTGATGATCCCAGCACATCGAGGTCACATTGGCAGCCAAAAGTCCCATCGGCTTCACACACTGGTCGACCACTCTGGAGCAGATGGCACAAGATTGTTTTTCCCTCACCtcttcatattctgtccagACCAGAGCAACCTTCCGTTAATAAAAGACTGTCACCGTTTATAAGCAAAGAACTGGATGCATATCTCCGCAAACACTCCAACAGGCTGGTAGTTCCAGCAGGGCCAAAATCAAAACTTGCAAAGATCCTTGTTTTGCATGgcttttttaaagattattcaCACCTTGAAGCTGAACTGAATAAGCATTCAGATTTTGGGCATTGCAGTGGAGATGACTGCCCTGGTAGaagtgatgaagatgaggagggcGATGATGAGGAGAGGGATGATTTTCCCCAGAAATTCGAACCAGACTTTGATGAGGTGGATGGTCTTGTATTCATGTCTTTTGCAAATGAAACAGCTATGGAATCACACATACAAGTAGAAAAAGATCTTAAATGGGACAAGGAACCCAATGCTTTTCTAAATATAGCCAGGTTTCGTGCATTTGAGGAAAGTCGCAGAGAAGATGGCACATCTAGAAGAGAGAGTCAGGGTCTGAGAGGACAGCATATGCGATGGCGCAAGTACCAGAGAATGTATCGCAAAGAATTTCGTGGAAGGCTGGAAGCAAAGGAAAAGGGCCTACCATGGCCCTTACCCAGAATACCACACAAGACCTCTGAtgtctctaaaataaaaaactggaaaagaaaGCTTGAAAGAGATGGCATTAAAACTGAAGATGCCAGTGGAAGTCAAAATTCAGTTTGTGCTGGCTCTGATGCCGCAtcacacaagaagaaaaagcgCAAAACTTatgtattttctgttaaaaagaaGAGTAAGAAATCTGCACCTGCTGCAGAGAGAGTCTTCAATACATCCACAATTTCAGATCATGATGTAGATGATCGCAGCATTGAAGGTGGTCTATGCCCTTCTGATATGCGCTCTGCTGAAGAAGAGGATGACTATGGTAAACCAATACCTATTGACCAGGATGGCTACATGGAGGACGTCCAGAATTCTCTGAAAGAGATGGAGCAGAAACAGAAAGGCATCATGCTGAACAAAACCCTGCTTGGTCATCTGAGAATGGGACCTGAAGACTGTGAGATTTTCAAAAAGCTAGGTGGGTGGGTCACCTGTCAAAAACCTATCAAAAAGGGTTCTGGGGACAAGAAGTTCAGAAATCAAACCATCAGCTCGGTGACCACAGGGGACTTGGGAAATGAAAGGAAGATACAGAAGAAAAGTAAGACTAGCTTTATCTTagacagagtgagagaagagagagcaaGGGAAGCAGTTCTGGCCGTTCAGAGATATGACGATGTGAGGGATACTCATGGCAGCTTGCAGTTCAGCAGCGACAGCAATGATATGTCTGTGCTCAGCGAGGGTGGTGACTTCATGGACCTCACTGGGGATTCACCATCACCCACCTCCAGCCATAAAGCAAAATATTCCTGTGACAAGCCtg GTTGTCGCTATGGGTGCATCTGTCATCTATGCCAGTCTATTGGAGAAAGCGATGATCTTGAACAGGGTGTGTCAGCAACGTCTCAGGGTCGTGCCTGTGATAAAGAATATTGCCGACTTGGATGCATATGTGAAAGCTTGGAGAAGTCTAGCAAGCGCTCGTCTCCATTACACTGCAGAAAACCTGAATGTGTGCTTGAGTGTCAGTGCTTGAAGGAGGTGCCAT GCACATCAGAAAGTCCTCATCCACTGGTGAAAGCAGAAGCAGATGATGTTGAGAAAAATTTACATATTGAGCTTAAGTCAGAGAAAATAGACCCTGTAGACATGGCAGAAAGCAGTGGGGATGAGCTTCCAACTTTGGAGAAGACCAATTCTCGCCGACAGCGGTCTCTAGATCGATATTCAAATCTCCCACGACGTCAGACTTCATACAGGATAGCCAAAAACTTAGATGCTGTCAGTCGTAAAGCAATGATGCTGTATGAGACAAGCGAGATCTACTGGGAGCAGTCTTGCAACAGGCGTAAGAAG AGTGCAGACTCTCCAGGAAGCTCTGCAGCAGTTCCATTCACAGCCAGTAACACTGTATCCACATACTCGGACGCCATCCCCATCACATCAGATCCCTGTACATCACCTCCTGCTGCTACAACCCTCACATTAATGTCACCGTTCTCCAGGCAAGGGCTCACACATGCTGCTACAGCAGAACACTCTCAAGCGTCTATTCCTATCAGCATTGCTTGTGTCACCCCTTCATCAG GGATCACACCTGTTCCAACATCCTTGAAGTCACCAAGTACACTGGGATCTGACATGTGTGGTCAAAATCATCAAAAG GCAAATCAAGAGCTTTCCCCAGTCGTTATCAGTGATGATGAGGGTCATGCTAATAAAATGTCAAGTATCCAGAATCAGCTAGACTCTCCCAAAAG TACAAAATTGAAACTCTTCAGCGGTGAGCGTACTTCAGCATCCAGTTCAGCACAACAGTCTATGTCCCCCCCAACAACCACATCTACACAGCTGGCATCTACTCCTCCACTGGCTTCAGTTGCTTCAGGGCCTTCTTTGACAGGCCTTGTCAGCTCGGCTTTCTCGCAGCCTCGTTGGCATACATCTATGGTGTGTTTGAGAGCCAATCCTCCAGGCAAGGAGAAGAAAGATACATCTGATGATGTTCAAGAAGAGGATGAAATTAAGCTGCTGGAGTTCATTGCAAACTGCAACTGGGACAGTGCCAAGAAAAACATTCTGCTTCAAGTGGCACAGTGCCTTAGCCGTGCTCAGTACCCTTCCCCACGGACCATGTTTGTGGGAGACTTCAGGGTGGAAATTTTACCCAAAGCGTCCAAACCTAGTGTCATCCCTCCAGAGTTACGAAGCAAACTGCCAGAGATGATGTATTCCATTCGTGTTCGTGTCACTCCTTATCGAAATGCAAATACACCAAGCCCCCATCCTGTTGGACTGTTCCGTAATGCTTCTACGCCAGCAGGAGTTTCTGTAGTGCCAATGCCCACGGGAGTTATTCCATTAGCTATTTCTACACATCTCAAATCTCCCAACAAACCAGATGACTTACAAGAAAAATTCAACCAAAGCAGTTTTGGCATATCGGGGCTAGGTCAATTGCAAATCAATCATAACACATTACCATCATCACTTTCCGTGCAAGGTGAATCTGTCCAGTTGCAAGGAAAGAAAACCAAGAAGAGGGGTGACCCAGACTCGGCTAAAAGTCAGCAAAGTGgcaaaaggaagaggaaaaaggaaaaaaagaagaatgttgaTGCTGAAGGGAGTAGCAATCAAGCAGCAgaccttaaaaacaaaaaagaatcaTCCCCTGGTAACACCCCTGGGACCATCAAGGTTCCCATCATTAGCATGGGGACCACACAGTCTTTTCCTATCTCAAAACTGATGCCCCTTATTCCTGGAGTTTCCAGTCACCAAGTGATAGGTCCAGTGGCCAACTTAAAGGATCTCAAGTTTATCCAACTTCCAGGACAAAAATCCCTCCTCCAGCTGCTTCCAGCATCAGCATTGGGTATTAAACCATCTCCCGATGGCAAAGGTTCACCACAATTTCTGGCTGTTCCAGTCCCCATAGCCCCTGTGCCTCTGAAGGGGGACAGCAAGCGAGGGGGCACCAAGATGCAGGTTGATGCTGCAAGTGCTCATGCTTCTAGTTGTGGTACTCAGAATTCTACTCAGCCTGTTGGAGGACCTGTGCAGCTATCAGCAGACTCCAACATTTcaagcaaaaagaagaaaaagaaaaaaaagaagaaaaaggaagagaaagggaaaacTTCAGAAACTTCAAAAAACTACACTAGCATTTGTAGATCAAGATCTACCACATCCACCACCATGCCAGCATCTGATGCTTCTAGTGTGTCTGTGCCTTCAGGTTTTCAAGAACAATCTGCACCTCATTCTTTGCAGATAGTTCCCAGTGTCGGTTCACCAGGTTCTAGGATGGAGGGTGTCAATGTTGGCCTAAAGACCCCACCGCCCATATCATCAGTTCTTTTTGGGAACCAGATCATCTCTATTACATCACCTGGAAGACAGGGCACTACGGGAGGAGGAGAGCAGGTGATGGTGGCCACCAAAGCCACGCCAGACTTTACTGCATCCTCTGGATGCAAAGATCCCAGCAAAGTGGCCCCTGAGAAGACAGTCAGTCTCCTTGCTAACAATAAATCCTTGTTATCAACAGCAGCAAGGATATTGTCCAGCACCAGCCCAGGAGGTATTGAGAGCAGCGGAGAGAAAGTGCTACCTACCGTAAACCCGTCACAGCATTCATCTGCTGCATGTGCTGATGACTATCTGAcgcaactgaaaacaaaaacctcaaaagcaaaaaagaaaaaccagctATTGTTGGTACCTCCAAAGCAGAATAGATCAccagagaaagaaggaaagtttGTTGAAGAAGACAGTTTAGCTTCAGTTGGCAGTCAAGGCACTGAATCTTCAAACAGCCTGTTCCTTTCAGAG GAGGATAGTGCTGATCTTGAACAGGAGAATCAAATGTCAGGAGAAAGCAACCTTGTTGCAGAACAGTCTTCATCACTAACTGCTtcaagagaaagggagaaa TGTATTGTACCCAAAAGCAAGAATAAATCAAGGGTTCATCTTGTTCATAAACAACG CGAAAAGAACAGGCGAGCCGAGCACTACATAATGTTTCAACACCTTAAAAACGTCCTCTTTTCCATTGATAAAGATCGCAAGCTTCTACCACCACTCCCCAAGACAAAACTGCTGTCAAAG GCAGAGCTTGTGATCAAGTATCATCAGAAAAGGGATCTGTCCTTAGAGAAGACCCGTGCTGTTGAACAAAAACGCCATGCCCTTCTCAAGCAGCAGCTGGATACCAAAGTTG ATGACTTAAAGCAAGAGGGTGCAGCAGAGGAGACCATTGTGTCAATCTTGGACAGTGTGAAAGTTTCACATCTTCCACGTGTTCCACTTGACAATCGTCTGTCAGTGGAGGAACAGAGATTACTTGCTTCTGACCATGCAGCAGTCGGTGCCTCATCTAGCTGGTTGACAGCTGCATCAGATTCACACAGCAGTTACAGCACCAGACTTCGGTCCGGGTCAGTGGCGTCCATGCTGCTAAGCCCCTGGCATGTTGACCACTTGGCAAGATCAGTGGCATCTTCAGAAGAGTCAGACTCATCGCAACCCATCTCCATCACTTCATCAACATCCCGGAGTGCTTCTCCAGCAGGTAGCCAACCCaaggagaaaaggagaaagtcTTGTAAGCCTGTCAAGCTGAGGAAAAAGTTGCCTTCCCAGTTCGTCATAGAAATAGAAAGAGCAGAGGAAGATGTTGGTTTCATGGATGGTGAGAATAGTGATTTTAGAGTGCAGCAAACACAGGAAGATACTAATAGCTTTGCCATAAAGGATGGTAGGGAACCATCAGAACGACTGAAACAGACCCTCCAGCAGCGATCTTCCACTTCTTGTACTGCTGATGTCAGAGATGGTGAAGCTTTGAAAGATGGGGATCCTGGGGTGAAAGTAGTGCCTCCAGACCGTGATTCTATGTCAGCTCATGGTGTACATGTGGAAGCAAGGTGGCTGCTGAGGCTGGTGTCCAGGAGCAAACAGGAGAAGATACTGCAAATAGTGACACAGTGA